In a genomic window of Lycium ferocissimum isolate CSIRO_LF1 chromosome 9, AGI_CSIRO_Lferr_CH_V1, whole genome shotgun sequence:
- the LOC132031456 gene encoding PHD finger protein EHD3, with the protein MWTKLHEVGSEMIALSKSLSEISRACFRAQVSSSMLENTEDAKEEAIAKMEEAETYGVNKRCACQCCGEKADGTDSLACDSCEEIYHVSCVEPIVKDIPLRSWYCAKCTAKGIESPHDNCVVCERLNASRSVIIEDVVEDLTSEDMLLDLEESANGLEDEEKLSEGVGDLPHCCNICKTEVRSDEDFRECGHPFCPHKCYHERCLTRKQLDVYGPCWYCPSCLCRACLKDCDDDKIVLCDGCDHAYHIFCMQPPQTSIPSGKWFCKKCNVQIQRIHKAKRTFETLQNELKKKNEQCAGLGVPKGKNEEGLHKSGGVEMLLNAAKTLNYQEESAALGSKDR; encoded by the exons ATGTGGACAAAGCTTCATGAAGTTGGCAGTGAAATGATTGCTCTTTCAAAGAGCCTTTCAGAAATATCAAGGGCTTGTTTCCGTGCTCAG GTGAGCAGTTCAATGCTTGAAAACACTGAAGATGCAAAAGAGGAGGCAA ttgctaaaatggaagaagcaGAGACCTATGGTGTAAATAAAAGATGTGCTTGCCAATGTTGTGGGGAAAAAGCAGATGGCACGGATAGTTTAGCTTGTGATTCATGTGAGGAGATTTACCATGTCTCTTGTGTTGAGCCTATTGTTAAAGATATTCCCCTAAGAAGTTGGTATTGTGCCAAATGTACTGCGAAAGGAATTGAATCGCCCCATGACAACTGTGTAGTATGTGAAAGACTCAATGCGTCTAGATCAGTGATTATTGAAGATGTGGTTGAAGACCTTACATCTGAAGACATGCTTCTGGATTTGGAGGAGAGTGCAAATGGTTTAGAGGATGAAGAAAAACTGTCTGAAGGAGTTGGTGATTTGCCGCACTGTTGCAACATATGTAAAACTGAGGTGAGGAGTGATGAAGATTTTAGAGAATGTGGTCATCCCTTCTGCCCTCACAAATGTTACCATGAGAGGTGCTTGACTAGAAAGCAGTTGGATGTTTATGGCCCTTGCTGGTACTGCCCGTCGTGTCTCTGTAGAGCTTGCCTTAAAGATTGTGATGATGACAAAATTGTACTTTGTGACGGCTGCGATCACGCTTATCATATTTTCTGCATGCAGCCACCACAGACTTCAATACCTAGTGGGAAATGGTTTTGCAAAAAATGTAATGTGCAGATACAGCGTATACACAAAGCAAAAAGGACATTTGAGACTTTGCAAAatgaattgaagaagaaaaatgaacaATGTGCAGGATTAGGTGTACCAAAAGGTAAGAATGAGGAAGGTTTACATAAATCTGGAGGCGTGGAAATGCTTCTAAATGCTGCTAAAACTCTGAACTACCAGGAGGAATCAGCTGCTTTAGGATCAAAAGACCGATAG